In the Haloferula helveola genome, one interval contains:
- a CDS encoding prenyltransferase/squalene oxidase repeat-containing protein: MRLSFRLPAAAILVAGFVVPATAQDLRRRPDDPIPAQLETLYERGLSYLAKSQNDEGSWNDQMGSEPGVVGLCTIAFLAHGEDPNYGPYAKNIKKAVEFILSRQRESNGYIGSSMYNHGFATLALAEAYGAVDDPKIAPALKKAVELILNAQSRNASGGWRYTPESRDADTTVSGCQLVALLGARNAGVPVPDEAIKKGLAYMARCRGGDGAYGYTSAGGGKPTLTAIGVTCLALAKEKEGKGFTNSLGYLRDNLNYRDRHYPYYFEYYMSQALFHADEAAWNEWNSKNLRYLSTLQRPDGSWPGNKGESFNTAGALLSLALNYRYLPIYEK; encoded by the coding sequence ATGCGTCTTTCGTTCCGCCTCCCGGCAGCGGCGATTCTCGTCGCTGGTTTCGTCGTGCCCGCGACGGCGCAGGACCTGCGTCGCCGACCCGACGACCCGATCCCCGCCCAGCTCGAAACCCTCTACGAACGCGGCCTCTCCTATTTGGCCAAGAGCCAGAACGACGAAGGTTCGTGGAATGACCAGATGGGCAGCGAGCCCGGAGTGGTTGGACTCTGCACCATCGCCTTCCTGGCCCACGGCGAGGATCCGAACTACGGACCTTACGCGAAGAACATCAAGAAGGCGGTGGAGTTCATCCTCTCCCGCCAGCGCGAGAGCAACGGCTACATCGGCTCCTCGATGTACAATCACGGCTTCGCGACCCTTGCCCTCGCCGAAGCCTACGGTGCGGTCGATGATCCGAAGATCGCCCCGGCGCTGAAGAAAGCCGTCGAGCTCATCCTCAACGCCCAAAGCCGCAACGCGTCCGGAGGCTGGCGCTACACGCCGGAGAGCCGCGACGCCGACACCACCGTCTCGGGTTGCCAACTGGTGGCGCTGCTCGGAGCCCGGAATGCCGGGGTGCCGGTGCCGGACGAAGCGATCAAGAAGGGCTTGGCCTACATGGCCCGCTGCCGAGGTGGCGACGGAGCCTACGGCTACACCTCGGCGGGCGGCGGCAAGCCGACCCTCACCGCGATCGGCGTGACCTGCCTGGCGCTTGCGAAGGAAAAGGAAGGCAAAGGATTCACCAACAGCCTCGGGTATCTGCGGGACAACCTGAACTACCGCGACCGTCACTACCCGTATTACTTCGAGTATTACATGTCGCAGGCCCTCTTCCACGCTGACGAAGCGGCATGGAACGAGTGGAATTCCAAGAATCTGCGCTACCTTTCAACACTGCAACGCCCTGACGGCTCATGGCCCGGCAACAAGGGCGAGTCATTCAACACCGCCGGCGCCCTCCTTTCGCTGGCCCTCAACTACCGCTATCTGCCCATCTACGAGAAATGA
- a CDS encoding MBL fold metallo-hydrolase, with protein sequence MTEIQRFEGGYLLTNSYLAPTPQGGWVMIDAPMEADQWLEQSGIRPTALILTHQHFDHVMTAAAISAMGVPVYAWSPFDRSLTLEEVVREWGMPFDVDAYSVDHTLKGRDTLEIEGLEFRLAHLPGHSPDSVILHQPEAGVVFAGDTLFAGSTGRPDLPGGDMDLLCAGIREKIYTLPPDTRVLPGHGPETTSGTEAATNPICRAF encoded by the coding sequence GTGACGGAAATCCAGCGCTTCGAGGGCGGCTACCTGCTTACCAATTCCTATCTGGCGCCCACGCCACAAGGCGGCTGGGTGATGATCGACGCCCCGATGGAGGCGGACCAGTGGCTGGAACAATCGGGGATCCGGCCAACCGCCCTGATCCTCACCCACCAGCACTTCGACCATGTGATGACCGCGGCAGCGATTTCGGCGATGGGAGTGCCGGTCTACGCATGGTCCCCATTCGACCGCTCACTGACGCTGGAGGAAGTGGTCCGGGAATGGGGCATGCCCTTCGACGTCGACGCCTACTCCGTCGATCACACGCTCAAAGGACGGGATACCCTTGAAATTGAAGGACTTGAGTTCCGGCTCGCCCATCTGCCGGGACACTCTCCCGACAGCGTGATCCTGCATCAACCGGAGGCAGGGGTGGTGTTCGCTGGCGACACGCTCTTCGCAGGATCGACAGGGCGCCCCGACCTTCCGGGTGGCGACATGGACCTTCTTTGTGCCGGGATCCGGGAGAAGATCTACACCCTGCCGCCGGACACGCGGGTTTTGCCGGGTCACGGACCCGAGACGACTTCCGGCACGGAAGCTGCAACAAATCCCATTTGCCGCGCTTTCTGA
- a CDS encoding DUF11 domain-containing protein — translation MFLPRTVLPILALFAGPLHAQGNLDVTIPSLPAGKQVQIVYTTTVNGTPTGINADGTFEISQQATIAATGQSNTVTDDPAEPGATDATIVDGFVNTPPTVFGGSTPSVTSAGATVYSFRIDYRDDGVFTVVDADSIDANDVVVTGPNGPVPVTSGTASGPDAALLSGSYTLTPPGGSWDPSDNGTYTISLVGNQVFDQPLSGMEPSLAAVAVPTLSTFDVEILTPPGFAKNFAPDVIGEDGISTLTFTIDNTANPVAATSVDFTDNLPSGVVIATPANASTTCVGGTLTAVSETGTVSYTGGTVPAGTSCTVTVDVTSSTPGSYLNTSGDLTSSIGNSGPASDTLTVAPPPLFSKEFSPASIAFGGTSTLTFTIDNSLSPLDATAIDFTDNLPAGMTVATPANASTTCTGGTLTATSGTGVISYTGGSVAAGASCTVTVDVTAMALGDLVNTSGDLTSSRGNSGTATDTLSVVDNTPPAITCPPGITVECDQPTDPSATGFATAIDDLDPNPVLGFADSTIPGSNADNFTIVRTWTAMDASGNQSSCQQTITVQDTTAPVITCPAGITIECDDSEDPSNTGSATATDNCDPNPAITFSDNITAGSNAYNFTITRTWTATDATGNASSCDQTITVQDTTAPAITCPADTTIECDESEAPANTGSATAIDGCDPNPTITFSDNITAGSNAYNFTITRTWTATDATGNASSCDQTITVQDTTAPVITCPADTMIECDESEDPSNTGTATATDACDPDPAITFSDNITAGSNAYNFTITRTWTATDASGNSSNCTQTITVQDTTDPVVVCPPDVSVLSTEPTTPADTGFATATDTCDPNPVVTFSDATAPAPNGVDSILTRTWRGTDASGNEGSCQQVITILAGLDLVVTAAESVDPVTAGNVPLPNLTHEFTVTNNGPIEATNIVLSLSFTETTGISASGITPESGTVTDQGPGAAQWTIPTLAIGASVTLEVDYGVDAAATAAVDAVSSTLTAQSLDQPQINTGDESATVATSVVREVDIVPSIEVLQDPLVAGGDALETFRVLVTNNGPSDASGVAISLPGVLPADVSFTNFDTASGTVAGGTWTIGDLPAAGSASLIITAQAGSGASSGTDVIPLTAVVSSITESQSETSNDSASAATSIISAADTGTGITVAPTVNLQSGLFVSEVTVTNNNSEAIPAFRLYVKNLPADVEVHNATGSRTFGTPPSELPFVLHNQPLAASDSVTLSIEFFRASLDPGFTPQYEIELLPIPEPDPTAAPAGLAVARNERLPNGDQLIEIVSTPGSTYAVEYSADMTTWVRVVPAVTAVANRLQWIDNGPPKTVSHPSTVGSRFYRFVLITPPTPSSE, via the coding sequence CACACCCACCGGCATCAATGCCGACGGCACCTTCGAGATCTCCCAGCAGGCAACGATTGCCGCCACGGGCCAGAGCAACACCGTGACCGACGACCCGGCCGAACCGGGAGCAACCGATGCGACCATTGTCGACGGCTTCGTAAATACTCCACCGACGGTCTTCGGCGGGTCCACACCGTCGGTCACGTCCGCCGGCGCCACCGTCTACAGCTTCCGGATTGATTATCGGGACGACGGCGTTTTCACCGTGGTCGACGCCGACTCGATCGACGCCAACGACGTGGTCGTCACCGGCCCCAACGGTCCCGTCCCCGTGACCAGCGGCACCGCCTCGGGCCCCGACGCCGCCCTCCTGTCCGGCAGCTATACCCTGACACCACCTGGAGGAAGCTGGGACCCTTCGGACAACGGCACCTACACGATTTCGCTGGTGGGCAACCAGGTATTCGACCAGCCGCTCTCAGGGATGGAGCCATCACTGGCCGCCGTCGCGGTACCGACCCTTTCGACCTTCGATGTCGAAATCCTCACTCCCCCCGGCTTCGCCAAAAACTTCGCGCCCGATGTCATCGGCGAAGACGGGATTTCCACGCTCACCTTCACCATCGACAACACCGCCAATCCGGTGGCCGCGACCTCGGTCGACTTCACGGACAACCTTCCGTCAGGCGTCGTGATCGCAACCCCGGCCAATGCCTCGACGACCTGCGTCGGCGGAACCCTGACTGCGGTATCGGAGACGGGCACCGTCTCCTACACAGGAGGGACCGTCCCCGCCGGCACCTCCTGCACCGTCACCGTAGACGTGACCTCCTCAACCCCCGGCAGCTACCTCAACACCAGCGGCGACCTGACCAGCTCGATCGGCAACAGCGGCCCCGCCAGCGACACGCTGACCGTCGCTCCGCCTCCCCTTTTCTCGAAGGAGTTCTCGCCCGCCAGCATCGCTTTCGGCGGAACCTCGACCCTGACGTTCACCATCGACAACTCTCTGAGTCCGCTCGACGCGACCGCCATCGATTTCACCGACAATCTCCCAGCCGGGATGACGGTCGCCACTCCCGCCAACGCGTCGACCACCTGCACCGGCGGCACCCTGACCGCGACATCGGGAACCGGCGTGATCTCTTACACCGGCGGAAGCGTCGCCGCCGGAGCCAGTTGCACCGTGACGGTCGATGTGACCGCCATGGCCCTCGGTGATCTCGTCAATACCAGTGGCGATTTGACCTCGTCACGAGGCAACAGCGGCACAGCCACCGACACGCTGAGCGTCGTCGACAACACCCCGCCGGCCATCACCTGCCCGCCCGGCATCACCGTCGAGTGCGATCAGCCCACCGACCCGTCTGCCACCGGATTCGCGACCGCCATCGACGATCTTGATCCGAATCCCGTGCTCGGGTTCGCCGACTCCACCATTCCCGGATCCAACGCCGACAACTTCACGATCGTCCGGACGTGGACCGCCATGGATGCGTCCGGGAACCAGAGCTCTTGCCAGCAAACCATCACCGTTCAGGACACCACCGCACCGGTGATCACCTGCCCGGCGGGTATCACCATCGAGTGCGATGATTCCGAGGACCCGTCGAATACGGGATCCGCCACCGCGACCGACAACTGCGATCCGAACCCGGCCATCACCTTCAGCGACAACATCACGGCCGGCTCCAACGCCTACAACTTCACCATCACCCGCACGTGGACCGCCACCGACGCCACGGGCAATGCCAGCAGTTGCGACCAGACGATCACCGTTCAGGACACCACCGCGCCGGCCATCACCTGCCCTGCGGACACCACCATCGAGTGCGACGAATCCGAAGCTCCCGCGAATACCGGATCCGCCACCGCCATCGATGGCTGTGATCCGAATCCGACGATCACCTTCAGCGACAACATCACGGCCGGCTCGAACGCCTACAACTTCACCATCACCCGCACCTGGACCGCCACCGACGCCACGGGCAATGCCAGCAGTTGCGACCAGACGATCACCGTCCAGGACACCACCGCACCGGTGATCACCTGCCCGGCGGACACCATGATCGAGTGCGACGAGTCCGAAGACCCGTCCAACACGGGAACCGCCACCGCGACCGATGCCTGCGACCCGGACCCGGCGATCACCTTCAGCGACAACATCACGGCCGGATCGAACGCCTACAATTTCACCATCACTCGTACGTGGACGGCCACCGACGCCTCGGGCAACTCAAGCAATTGCACCCAGACGATCACGGTTCAGGACACCACCGATCCGGTGGTCGTGTGTCCTCCGGATGTCTCGGTCCTCAGCACCGAGCCCACCACCCCGGCTGATACCGGCTTCGCAACGGCCACGGACACGTGCGATCCCAATCCGGTCGTCACCTTCAGCGATGCCACGGCACCCGCTCCGAATGGCGTCGATTCCATCCTCACCCGTACCTGGCGCGGCACCGACGCCAGCGGCAACGAGGGCAGCTGCCAACAGGTCATCACGATTCTTGCGGGTCTCGACCTCGTCGTAACCGCTGCGGAATCGGTCGACCCCGTCACCGCCGGGAACGTTCCCCTTCCGAATCTCACCCACGAGTTCACGGTCACCAACAACGGGCCGATCGAGGCGACCAACATCGTGCTGAGCCTGAGCTTCACGGAGACGACGGGAATCAGCGCCTCCGGCATCACACCCGAAAGCGGCACCGTGACCGATCAAGGCCCCGGCGCGGCGCAGTGGACCATCCCGACCCTCGCCATTGGCGCCAGCGTCACGCTCGAGGTCGACTACGGAGTCGATGCCGCAGCAACCGCCGCCGTCGACGCCGTCTCGTCGACCCTCACCGCCCAGTCCCTTGACCAGCCGCAGATCAACACCGGCGACGAGTCGGCGACGGTGGCGACCTCGGTCGTCCGCGAAGTCGACATCGTGCCCTCCATCGAGGTTCTACAGGATCCTTTGGTCGCCGGTGGGGACGCTCTTGAAACCTTCCGGGTTCTGGTGACCAACAACGGCCCGAGCGACGCCAGCGGTGTCGCGATTTCACTGCCAGGCGTCCTCCCGGCAGACGTCAGCTTCACCAACTTCGACACCGCGTCCGGCACGGTTGCCGGAGGCACTTGGACGATCGGGGACCTTCCCGCGGCAGGCAGCGCGTCCCTGATCATCACCGCCCAAGCAGGGTCCGGCGCGTCGAGCGGCACCGACGTCATCCCGCTCACCGCTGTGGTGAGCTCCATTACGGAGTCACAGTCCGAGACTTCAAACGACTCTGCTTCCGCTGCCACTTCGATCATCAGCGCGGCGGATACCGGCACCGGAATCACCGTCGCGCCCACCGTCAACCTGCAGAGCGGGCTATTCGTCAGCGAAGTCACGGTGACCAACAACAACAGCGAAGCCATCCCCGCCTTCCGGCTCTACGTGAAGAACCTTCCGGCGGATGTGGAGGTCCACAATGCGACCGGCTCGCGGACTTTCGGCACTCCGCCAAGCGAGCTGCCCTTCGTTCTCCACAATCAGCCCCTCGCGGCGTCGGACAGCGTGACGCTCAGCATCGAGTTCTTCCGGGCGTCTCTCGACCCCGGATTCACTCCGCAGTACGAGATCGAACTGCTTCCCATCCCCGAGCCTGATCCGACTGCGGCCCCCGCCGGCCTCGCTGTGGCACGCAACGAACGCCTCCCGAATGGCGACCAGTTGATCGAGATCGTCAGCACGCCGGGCTCGACTTACGCGGTCGAGTACAGCGCCGACATGACCACATGGGTCCGCGTCGTGCCGGCCGTGACCGCAGTCGCCAACCGCCTCCAGTGGATCGACAACGGGCCACCGAAGACCGTAAGCCACCCGTCCACGGTGGGCAGCCGGTTCTACCGCTTCGTCCTGATCACCCCTCCAACACCGTCCTCCGAGTGA